In Carettochelys insculpta isolate YL-2023 chromosome 31, ASM3395843v1, whole genome shotgun sequence, a single window of DNA contains:
- the LOC142004360 gene encoding protein FAM200C-like isoform X2 has product MAVTEPAQVPVTFEEVAVYFTPGQGALLGPAQRALYRDVMRENYQTVTSLGFPVPKPELITRLEQGEELWVPDLQAEEETGNPGDASPGDERVSEKQEAARQQDVLWEYEPQGTCVGRAEGNFSQCVEQGETWGSWPRTERLLGRAPREQMNEAVLCGEGNQHLAAQQTDPREEKPPEYLGYEGFVVSPQFVFIQTVGTAEGPVQSLAHGRSFSNHPDLSSCGRSHMAEELNQCLEGGNYFSFPEAQIHFSGLIEETYTELLAAERMGSQQLVAVSKKAKLDVRSFQSSWTEEYGFVQLMDRALCALCYESVVCRTSSVRRHFQTKHEKHFKDEADKAEWIKWAIVRYEKQSSAFGNFSAVKCQVTEGSYKVARCVAKHRKPITDGEYIKEAFLSCSDVLFNDLPNKDTILSRIKDLPLSARSVENCVGEMAENITKQQMAALKDAAAFSVALVCVDINDVPRLAVLARYCDSDTIREELCCLKAVRGTTAGEEIAKAFVSHFEERGTDITKIFSVTTDGAPAMVRFVKILEDHIGHPTVRFHCIIHPENLCAKISRSELNNVMATVVKIVNFLLAQSARTHRQFQALLEEMGGCRDLPLQRGVGWLSRGKFLARFVDCLEALKIFLAENGQNYPELDDDQWVTQLRFLTDITTHLNELSLSLQASGQTVVGLFGHWKAFVAKLAVFSRDVGTLTFHYFPHLRELLKHRAVSVAEIQLYLQELTLEFAARFQDFQRFGPMFSFLINPDNFAADDLDLTVFQWMGVEDFEMQLIELQCSDLWASKFRDLRRTLEATGADHGGCVMSCWNSLPVQFYCLKKVAFSLLSAFGSMYLLGQIFSGMKTVLCSSRSQLTTEHSEASLLLQVSDYKPETRELAKAKQGQVAC; this is encoded by the exons atggctGTGACGGAGCCGGCTCAG GTGCCGGTGACCTTCGAGGAGGTGGCCGTGTATTTCACCCCGGGCCAGGGGGCTCTGCTGGGCCCCGCTCAGAGAGCTCTCTACAGGGACGTCATGCGGGAGAACTACCAGACGGTGACCTCGCTGG GGTTCCCCGTTCCCAAACCGGAGCTGATCACCCGGCTGGAACAAGGGGAAGAGCTGTGGGTGCCGGATCTCCAGGCTGAGGAGGAAACTGGGAACCCGGGAGACGCCAGCCCAG GTGATGAGCGAGTGAGCGAGAAGCAGGAGGCCGCCCGACAGCAGGACGTTCTTTGGGAATATGAGCCTCAGGGGACCTGTGTGGGACGAGCAGAAGGGAATTTTTCCCAGTGCGTGGAGCAGGGAGAAACCTGGGGAAGTTGGCCCAGGACGGAGAGGCTGCTGGGAAGGGCCCCAAGGGAGCAAATGAATGAAGCTGTTCTGTGTGGGGAAGGAAACCAGCACCTGGCAGCCCAGCAGACGGACCCCAGAGAGGAGAAGCCCCCGGAATACCTTGGCTATGAGGGATTCGTTGTGAGCCCCCAGTTTGTGTTCATTCAGACAGTAGGTACTGCAGAGGGCCCCGTTCAAAGCCTGGCCCATGGGCGAAGCTTCAGTAATCATCCAGATCTTAGCAGCTGTGGGAGAAGCCACATGGCAGAGGAGCTCAATCAATGCCTTGAGGGCGGAAACTATTTCTCATTCCCG GAAGCACAGATACACTTCAGTGGGTTGATCGAGGAAACATATACCGAGCTCCTGGCAGCTGAGAGAATGGGTTCTCAGCAACTCGTGGCAGTTTCCAAGAAAGCCAAGTTAGATGTTCGCTCCTTTCAGTCTTCTTGGACAGAGGAATACGGGTTTGTTCAGCTCATGGATCGTGCTCTGTGCGCTCTGTGTTACGAGAGCGTCGTTTGCCGCACGTCGAGCGTGCGGCGACATTTTCAGACAAAGCACGAGAAGCACTTCAAGGATGAGGCGGACAAAGCTGAGTGGATCAAATGGGCCATCGTCAGGTACGAAAAACAAAGCAGTGCCTTCGGTAACTTCTCCGCCGTTAAATGTCAAGTCACCGAGGGAAGTTACAAAGTCGCACGTTGCGTTGCAAAACACAGGAAGCCGATCACAGACGGAGAGTATATAAAAGAGGCTTTCCTCAGTTGTTCTGATGTCCTGTTCAATGACTTGCCAAATAAAGACACGATCCTCTCCAGGATAAAAGACTTGCCGCTGTCAGCCAGGTCAGTGGAGAACTGCGTGGGAGAGATGGCAGAAAACATTACCAAACAGCAGATGGCGGCATTAAAAGATGCCGCGGCATTTAGCGTCGCTCTTGTGTGCGTGGACATAAATGACGTCCCACGGTTAGCGGTTCTCGCGAGATACTGCGATTCGGACACGATTCGGGAAGAGCTGTGCTGCCTGAAAGCCGTGCGAGGCACAACAGCAGGGGAAGAGATAGCAAAGGCGTTTGTGAGTCATTTTGAGGAAAGAGGAACGGAtatcacaaaaatattttctgtgactACTGACGGTGCCCCGGCTATGGTCAGATTTGTAAAGATCCTTGAGGATCATATTGGCCACCCGACGGTACGTTTTCATTGTATTATTCACCCAGAAAATCTTTGCGCCAAGATTTCTCGCTCTGAGCTCAATAACGTGATGGCGACAGTGGTGAAGATCGTGAATTTTCTTCTTGCTCAATCTGCCCGGACGCATCGCCAGTTTCAAGCGCTGCTGGAGGAAATGGGCGGGTGCAGGGACCTTCCTCTGCAACGCGGCGTCGGCTGGTTAAGCCGTGGAAAGTTTTTGGCACGCTTCGTGGACTGTCTTGAGGCGCTCAAGATCTTTTTGGCAGAAAATGGTCAAAACTACCCTGAACTGGATGATGACCAATGGGTCACGCAACTCAGGTTTCTAACAGACATCACCACGCACCTGAACGAACTCAGCCTCAGTCTGCAGGCCTCAGGCCAGACCGTGGTGGGTCTCTTTGGACATTGGAAGGCTTTCGTGGCGAAACTTGCTGTTTTTTCTCGGGATGTTGGCACCTTGACGTTCCACTATTTCCCACATCTTAGAGAGCTGTTGAAGCATCGCGCTGTCAGTGTTGCGGAGATTCAGCTGTACCTACAAGAACTTACGTTAGAATTTGCTGCCAGGTTTCAAGATTTCCAACGTTTTGGCCCAATGTTTTCCTTTCTCATCAATCCGGACAACTTTGCTGCCGATGACCTGGATTTAACGGTCTTCCAGTGGATGGGTGTTGAGGATTTTGAAATGCAGCTCATTGAATTGCAATGTTCAGACTTATGGGCCTCGAAATTTAGGGACCTGCGTCGCACGCTCGAAGCGACTGGGGCAGATCATGGGGGCTGTGTCATGTCCTGTTGGAATTCCCTGCCTGTGCAGTTCTACTGTTTGAAGAAAGTGGCGTTTTCCCTGCTCTCAGCCTTTGGCTCAATGTACCTCTTAGGACAGATATTTTCAGGTATGAAGACAGTTCTTTGTTCCTCCCGGAGTCAGTTAACAACTGAGCACTCAGAGGCTTCTTTGCTGCTTCAAGTATCAGACTACAAGCCTGAGACCAGGGAACTTGCCAAGGCAAAGCAAGGCCAAGTAGCctgctaa
- the LOC142004360 gene encoding protein FAM200C-like isoform X1, translating to MTSGGRLWLSQVPVTFEEVAVYFTPGQGALLGPAQRALYRDVMRENYQTVTSLGFPVPKPELITRLEQGEELWVPDLQAEEETGNPGDASPGDERVSEKQEAARQQDVLWEYEPQGTCVGRAEGNFSQCVEQGETWGSWPRTERLLGRAPREQMNEAVLCGEGNQHLAAQQTDPREEKPPEYLGYEGFVVSPQFVFIQTVGTAEGPVQSLAHGRSFSNHPDLSSCGRSHMAEELNQCLEGGNYFSFPEAQIHFSGLIEETYTELLAAERMGSQQLVAVSKKAKLDVRSFQSSWTEEYGFVQLMDRALCALCYESVVCRTSSVRRHFQTKHEKHFKDEADKAEWIKWAIVRYEKQSSAFGNFSAVKCQVTEGSYKVARCVAKHRKPITDGEYIKEAFLSCSDVLFNDLPNKDTILSRIKDLPLSARSVENCVGEMAENITKQQMAALKDAAAFSVALVCVDINDVPRLAVLARYCDSDTIREELCCLKAVRGTTAGEEIAKAFVSHFEERGTDITKIFSVTTDGAPAMVRFVKILEDHIGHPTVRFHCIIHPENLCAKISRSELNNVMATVVKIVNFLLAQSARTHRQFQALLEEMGGCRDLPLQRGVGWLSRGKFLARFVDCLEALKIFLAENGQNYPELDDDQWVTQLRFLTDITTHLNELSLSLQASGQTVVGLFGHWKAFVAKLAVFSRDVGTLTFHYFPHLRELLKHRAVSVAEIQLYLQELTLEFAARFQDFQRFGPMFSFLINPDNFAADDLDLTVFQWMGVEDFEMQLIELQCSDLWASKFRDLRRTLEATGADHGGCVMSCWNSLPVQFYCLKKVAFSLLSAFGSMYLLGQIFSGMKTVLCSSRSQLTTEHSEASLLLQVSDYKPETRELAKAKQGQVAC from the exons ATGACGAGTGGTGGGCGACTCTGGTTGTCTCAGGTGCCGGTGACCTTCGAGGAGGTGGCCGTGTATTTCACCCCGGGCCAGGGGGCTCTGCTGGGCCCCGCTCAGAGAGCTCTCTACAGGGACGTCATGCGGGAGAACTACCAGACGGTGACCTCGCTGG GGTTCCCCGTTCCCAAACCGGAGCTGATCACCCGGCTGGAACAAGGGGAAGAGCTGTGGGTGCCGGATCTCCAGGCTGAGGAGGAAACTGGGAACCCGGGAGACGCCAGCCCAG GTGATGAGCGAGTGAGCGAGAAGCAGGAGGCCGCCCGACAGCAGGACGTTCTTTGGGAATATGAGCCTCAGGGGACCTGTGTGGGACGAGCAGAAGGGAATTTTTCCCAGTGCGTGGAGCAGGGAGAAACCTGGGGAAGTTGGCCCAGGACGGAGAGGCTGCTGGGAAGGGCCCCAAGGGAGCAAATGAATGAAGCTGTTCTGTGTGGGGAAGGAAACCAGCACCTGGCAGCCCAGCAGACGGACCCCAGAGAGGAGAAGCCCCCGGAATACCTTGGCTATGAGGGATTCGTTGTGAGCCCCCAGTTTGTGTTCATTCAGACAGTAGGTACTGCAGAGGGCCCCGTTCAAAGCCTGGCCCATGGGCGAAGCTTCAGTAATCATCCAGATCTTAGCAGCTGTGGGAGAAGCCACATGGCAGAGGAGCTCAATCAATGCCTTGAGGGCGGAAACTATTTCTCATTCCCG GAAGCACAGATACACTTCAGTGGGTTGATCGAGGAAACATATACCGAGCTCCTGGCAGCTGAGAGAATGGGTTCTCAGCAACTCGTGGCAGTTTCCAAGAAAGCCAAGTTAGATGTTCGCTCCTTTCAGTCTTCTTGGACAGAGGAATACGGGTTTGTTCAGCTCATGGATCGTGCTCTGTGCGCTCTGTGTTACGAGAGCGTCGTTTGCCGCACGTCGAGCGTGCGGCGACATTTTCAGACAAAGCACGAGAAGCACTTCAAGGATGAGGCGGACAAAGCTGAGTGGATCAAATGGGCCATCGTCAGGTACGAAAAACAAAGCAGTGCCTTCGGTAACTTCTCCGCCGTTAAATGTCAAGTCACCGAGGGAAGTTACAAAGTCGCACGTTGCGTTGCAAAACACAGGAAGCCGATCACAGACGGAGAGTATATAAAAGAGGCTTTCCTCAGTTGTTCTGATGTCCTGTTCAATGACTTGCCAAATAAAGACACGATCCTCTCCAGGATAAAAGACTTGCCGCTGTCAGCCAGGTCAGTGGAGAACTGCGTGGGAGAGATGGCAGAAAACATTACCAAACAGCAGATGGCGGCATTAAAAGATGCCGCGGCATTTAGCGTCGCTCTTGTGTGCGTGGACATAAATGACGTCCCACGGTTAGCGGTTCTCGCGAGATACTGCGATTCGGACACGATTCGGGAAGAGCTGTGCTGCCTGAAAGCCGTGCGAGGCACAACAGCAGGGGAAGAGATAGCAAAGGCGTTTGTGAGTCATTTTGAGGAAAGAGGAACGGAtatcacaaaaatattttctgtgactACTGACGGTGCCCCGGCTATGGTCAGATTTGTAAAGATCCTTGAGGATCATATTGGCCACCCGACGGTACGTTTTCATTGTATTATTCACCCAGAAAATCTTTGCGCCAAGATTTCTCGCTCTGAGCTCAATAACGTGATGGCGACAGTGGTGAAGATCGTGAATTTTCTTCTTGCTCAATCTGCCCGGACGCATCGCCAGTTTCAAGCGCTGCTGGAGGAAATGGGCGGGTGCAGGGACCTTCCTCTGCAACGCGGCGTCGGCTGGTTAAGCCGTGGAAAGTTTTTGGCACGCTTCGTGGACTGTCTTGAGGCGCTCAAGATCTTTTTGGCAGAAAATGGTCAAAACTACCCTGAACTGGATGATGACCAATGGGTCACGCAACTCAGGTTTCTAACAGACATCACCACGCACCTGAACGAACTCAGCCTCAGTCTGCAGGCCTCAGGCCAGACCGTGGTGGGTCTCTTTGGACATTGGAAGGCTTTCGTGGCGAAACTTGCTGTTTTTTCTCGGGATGTTGGCACCTTGACGTTCCACTATTTCCCACATCTTAGAGAGCTGTTGAAGCATCGCGCTGTCAGTGTTGCGGAGATTCAGCTGTACCTACAAGAACTTACGTTAGAATTTGCTGCCAGGTTTCAAGATTTCCAACGTTTTGGCCCAATGTTTTCCTTTCTCATCAATCCGGACAACTTTGCTGCCGATGACCTGGATTTAACGGTCTTCCAGTGGATGGGTGTTGAGGATTTTGAAATGCAGCTCATTGAATTGCAATGTTCAGACTTATGGGCCTCGAAATTTAGGGACCTGCGTCGCACGCTCGAAGCGACTGGGGCAGATCATGGGGGCTGTGTCATGTCCTGTTGGAATTCCCTGCCTGTGCAGTTCTACTGTTTGAAGAAAGTGGCGTTTTCCCTGCTCTCAGCCTTTGGCTCAATGTACCTCTTAGGACAGATATTTTCAGGTATGAAGACAGTTCTTTGTTCCTCCCGGAGTCAGTTAACAACTGAGCACTCAGAGGCTTCTTTGCTGCTTCAAGTATCAGACTACAAGCCTGAGACCAGGGAACTTGCCAAGGCAAAGCAAGGCCAAGTAGCctgctaa